From Chlamydia psittaci 6BC, one genomic window encodes:
- the pgp3 gene encoding virulence factor Pgp3, which translates to MGNSGFYLNDTQNCVFADNIKLGQMESPLQDQQLILGTKSTPTAAKLNAKEGLKIDISNTNAQSATIDFSIDADTLSKLILDQIQKGLVDAIIKDITNSLIQEVIDRIISDKNLALTKAFKNFSLSEKIQCNGLFTKSNIGTLLGGTEIGKFTITPDNVNSMFLISADIIASRMEGNVVLALVREGDSSPCAISYGYSSGIPNVCSLRTAVNNTGTDPVTFSLRVGGMDSGVVWVNALANGDSILGTTATSNISFLEVKQQTNG; encoded by the coding sequence AGTCCCTTACAAGATCAACAACTTATATTAGGGACAAAGTCAACACCAACAGCAGCCAAATTGAATGCTAAAGAGGGTCTTAAAATAGATATCTCAAACACAAATGCACAAAGTGCCACCATAGACTTCTCGATAGATGCTGATACCTTATCAAAGCTAATACTAGATCAAATACAGAAGGGTTTGGTAGATGCTATCATAAAAGATATCACTAATAGTTTAATACAAGAAGTTATTGATAGAATAATATCAGATAAAAATTTAGCACTTACAAAAGCTTTTAAGAACTTTTCTTTATCAGAAAAAATCCAATGCAACGGTTTATTTACAAAGTCTAATATTGGCACACTTTTAGGTGGAACAGAAATCGGGAAATTTACAATTACACCCGACAACGTTAATAGTATGTTTTTAATTTCTGCTGACATCATAGCTTCTAGAATGGAAGGGAATGTCGTTCTCGCTCTTGTAAGAGAAGGTGATTCATCTCCTTGTGCCATTAGTTATGGTTACTCATCAGGGATTCCTAATGTTTGTTCATTGAGAACGGCTGTAAACAACACTGGAACAGATCCTGTTACATTCTCTCTAAGAGTTGGTGGTATGGATAGTGGTGTGGTTTGGGTAAATGCTTTGGCAAATGGTGACTCAATTTTAGGAACTACAGCAACATCAAATATATCGTTTTTAGAAGTAAAACAACAAACAAATGGTTAA
- a CDS encoding Virulence plasmid protein pGP4-D has product MNDKQNMTNDFIKIVKDVEKDFPELDIKMKVHKEKITFLNSPLELYHKSISVILNLLNQIQTSLSLFPDSPIVEQMEHNNLKLKKALIMLILSRKDMFSKAE; this is encoded by the coding sequence ATGAATGATAAACAGAATATGACTAATGATTTTATCAAGATTGTAAAAGATGTTGAAAAAGATTTTCCAGAACTAGATATCAAAATGAAAGTGCACAAGGAAAAAATTACTTTTTTGAATTCTCCATTGGAATTATACCACAAAAGTATATCCGTTATATTAAACTTACTTAATCAAATACAAACATCTTTAAGCTTGTTTCCCGACTCACCTATAGTCGAACAAATGGAACATAATAATTTAAAGCTAAAAAAAGCTTTGATTATGTTGATTTTGTCGAGAAAAGATATGTTCTCAAAAGCTGAATAA